Proteins from one Chthonomonas sp. genomic window:
- the rplL gene encoding 50S ribosomal protein L7/L12, translating into MANTVEKMVEQISGMTALELSELKKALEDKFGVTAAAPMMGMPMMMGGGEAAPAAEEKTEFDVILAEAGAQKLNVIKVVRELTGLGLKEAKDLVDGAPQPIKQGAGKDEADKIKKTLEEAGAKVELK; encoded by the coding sequence ATGGCAAACACTGTTGAAAAGATGGTCGAGCAGATCAGCGGCATGACCGCTCTCGAGCTCAGCGAGCTGAAGAAGGCTCTTGAAGACAAGTTCGGCGTTACCGCCGCGGCTCCCATGATGGGCATGCCGATGATGATGGGTGGCGGCGAAGCTGCACCGGCAGCCGAAGAGAAGACGGAATTCGATGTCATTCTCGCCGAAGCTGGCGCACAGAAGCTGAACGTCATCAAGGTCGTCCGAGAGCTCACGGGCCTCGGCCTCAAGGAAGCCAAGGACCTGGTCGATGGCGCTCCCCAGCCGATCAAGCAGGGCGCAGGCAAGGACGAGGCCGACAAGATCAAGAAGACCCTCGAAGAAGCTGGCGCAAAGGTCGAACTCAAGTAA
- the rplJ gene encoding 50S ribosomal protein L10, which yields MPTAEKSQVRSKPYPGGKSGSIDAASDWYKRSAGVIFTDYRGCTVKELQKLRSNLKAKGGEVHVIKNTLFRRAAGNDVVDQLPYELHNGPTAIAFIYENESECAKVVSDFATSSKKLQIKGGYFGGKALTSKEVEALGKLPPREVLIAQVIGAIAAPLTSLVGVIEALYADPIRTIGAVADKAADESK from the coding sequence ATGCCAACTGCAGAAAAGTCTCAAGTTCGATCCAAGCCGTACCCCGGCGGAAAATCGGGCTCGATCGACGCAGCCTCAGACTGGTACAAGCGCTCAGCCGGTGTTATTTTCACCGACTACCGTGGCTGTACAGTCAAGGAGCTGCAAAAGCTTCGAAGCAACCTGAAGGCCAAGGGAGGCGAGGTTCATGTCATCAAGAACACCCTCTTCCGACGCGCCGCCGGAAATGACGTCGTCGACCAGTTGCCTTACGAGCTGCACAATGGCCCCACCGCGATCGCGTTCATCTATGAGAACGAGAGCGAGTGCGCCAAGGTCGTCTCGGACTTCGCCACCAGCAGCAAGAAGCTGCAAATCAAGGGTGGCTACTTCGGCGGAAAGGCGCTGACTTCCAAGGAAGTCGAGGCGCTGGGCAAGTTGCCACCACGCGAAGTACTCATCGCTCAGGTGATTGGAGCCATCGCGGCCCCGCTCACCAGTTTGGTGGGCGTCATTGAGGCGCTCTATGCCGACCCGATCCGAACGATCGGTGCGGTGGCCGACAAGGCAGCAGACGAATCGAAGTAA
- a CDS encoding prepilin-type N-terminal cleavage/methylation domain-containing protein: MNRFKSRGFTLIELLVVIAIIAILAAILFPVFAQAKAAAKKTATISNMKQLGTGVVLYTNDADDLFPLATKQEDGTGQYWYDVSWNKMAQPYIKNLDLMVHPMGKVSLSSNDKSPSNKIADSGLIPGSRPNPTAQRAQGGPVVSFGMIGRGYWIGFDGGAGCTSDSTNCRYQNEYDGRTAAYDGVAGSAASNTSVDNCYASQSKGYPGASLSTSAVARPSEQILLQESNFWDNGGCYGFIAYPRPRYGFTRIPGFFNDGVALGTIVVGNTDTSTKAMPAQRLYTIETAGTLNYYKYYYPHQ, from the coding sequence ATGAACCGATTCAAATCACGTGGTTTTACGCTTATCGAACTCCTCGTAGTCATTGCAATCATCGCTATCTTGGCGGCGATCCTCTTCCCCGTTTTTGCACAAGCAAAAGCCGCAGCCAAAAAGACTGCGACGATTAGCAACATGAAGCAGCTGGGAACGGGCGTTGTCCTGTACACCAACGACGCTGATGACTTGTTCCCGCTTGCGACCAAGCAAGAAGACGGTACCGGGCAATACTGGTACGACGTCAGCTGGAACAAGATGGCTCAGCCGTACATCAAGAACCTCGACCTCATGGTTCACCCGATGGGCAAGGTCAGCCTGTCCTCAAACGACAAGTCGCCTTCGAACAAGATCGCGGATTCGGGGCTGATTCCCGGCTCGCGACCAAACCCGACGGCTCAGCGCGCCCAGGGAGGCCCGGTGGTCAGCTTCGGCATGATCGGCCGCGGCTATTGGATCGGCTTTGACGGTGGTGCAGGCTGTACTTCAGACAGCACGAATTGTCGATACCAAAACGAGTACGACGGACGCACTGCCGCTTACGATGGTGTCGCTGGTTCGGCCGCTTCGAACACGTCGGTCGACAACTGCTATGCCTCTCAGTCGAAGGGTTATCCCGGTGCAAGCTTGAGCACTTCGGCAGTCGCGCGACCTTCCGAGCAGATCCTGCTTCAGGAGTCGAACTTCTGGGACAACGGCGGATGCTATGGCTTCATCGCCTACCCGCGACCGCGCTATGGATTCACGCGAATCCCTGGCTTCTTCAATGACGGCGTAGCGCTCGGCACCATCGTGGTCGGCAACACCGACACCAGCACGAAAGCGATGCCAGCACAGCGACTGTACACCATCGAAACCGCAGGCACGCTGAACTACTACAAGTACTACTACCCGCACCAATAA